A genomic region of Columba livia isolate bColLiv1 breed racing homer chromosome 24, bColLiv1.pat.W.v2, whole genome shotgun sequence contains the following coding sequences:
- the TAGLN gene encoding transgelin, whose amino-acid sequence MANKGPAYGMSRDVQSKIEKKYDDELEDRLVEWIVAQCGSAVGRPDRGRLGFQVWLKNGIVLSHLVNSLYPSGSKPVKIPDAPPTMVFKQMEQIAQFLKAAEEYGVVKTDIFQTVDLFEAKDMAAVQRTLMALGSLAVTKNDGNYHGDPNWFMKKAQEHKREFTDSQLKEGKNIIGLQMGTNKGASQAGMSYGRPRQIIS is encoded by the exons ATGGCGAACAAGGGCCCAGCGTACGGCATGAGCAGGGACGTCCAGTCCAAGATCGAGAAGAAGTACGACGATGAGCTGGAGGACCGGCTGGTGGAGTGGATTGTGGCGCAGTGCGGCTCTGCCGTGGGCCGTCCCGACCGGGGCCGCCTGGGCTTCCAGGTCTGGCTGAAGAATGGCATC GTCCTCAGCCACCTGGTGAACAGCCTCTACCCCAGCGGCTCCAAGCCCGTCAAGATCCCGGACGCGCCGCCCACCATGGTGTTCAAGCAGATGGAGCAGATCGCCCAGTTCCTCAAGGCGGCTGAGGAATACGGTGTGGTCAAGACCGACATCTTCCAGACCGTCGACCTCTTTGAAG CCAAGGACATGGCGGCGGTGCAGAGGACGCTGATGGCCCTGGGGAGCCTGGCGGTCACCAAGAACGATGGCAACTACCACGGGGACCCCAACTGGTTCATGAA GAAAGCACAGGAGCACAAGCGGGAGTTCACCGACAGCCAGCTGAAGGAGGGCAAGAACATCATCGGCCTACAGATGGGGACCAACAAGGGGGCGTCACAGGCGGGGATGAGCTACGGCCGGCCCCGGCAGATCATCAGCTAG